The proteins below come from a single Hyphomicrobiales bacterium genomic window:
- the mazG gene encoding nucleoside triphosphate pyrophosphohydrolase produces the protein MAPSKHIDRLIEIMRALRHPETGCPWDIEQDFATIAPYTIEEAYEVAEAIERGDMVALADELGDLLLQVVYHAQMAAERNAFDFGDVVFAITEKLIRRHPHVFGDAEARSAGAVKGMWERIKADERSGRDSAAPSALEGVAAALPALTRAVKLQKKASRVGFDWNDARQVIAKLREEIGELEAELDAGAAKDAVSEELGDLLFAVANLARHLSVDPEAALRAGNAKFQRRFAAMEMRLALSGRTPAACTLDELEEEWQAAKAAEGPR, from the coding sequence ATCGCACCGTCGAAGCACATCGATCGACTGATCGAAATCATGCGAGCGCTGCGCCATCCCGAGACCGGTTGCCCGTGGGACATCGAGCAGGACTTCGCCACCATTGCCCCCTACACTATCGAAGAGGCCTATGAGGTTGCCGAGGCGATCGAGCGCGGCGACATGGTGGCGCTCGCCGACGAGCTCGGCGATTTGCTGCTGCAGGTCGTTTACCATGCGCAAATGGCGGCGGAGCGAAACGCTTTCGATTTCGGCGACGTCGTATTCGCCATCACCGAAAAGTTGATCCGCCGCCACCCGCACGTCTTTGGAGACGCCGAGGCGCGCTCGGCCGGAGCGGTCAAGGGCATGTGGGAGCGGATCAAGGCGGACGAGCGGTCAGGCCGGGACAGCGCGGCGCCAAGCGCGCTGGAAGGGGTTGCCGCCGCCCTCCCCGCCCTCACCCGCGCCGTCAAGCTGCAGAAGAAGGCTTCCCGCGTCGGCTTCGATTGGAACGATGCCCGCCAGGTCATCGCCAAGCTGCGCGAGGAGATCGGCGAGCTCGAGGCCGAACTGGACGCCGGGGCGGCGAAAGACGCCGTCAGCGAGGAACTGGGCGACCTCCTGTTTGCCGTCGCCAACCTCGCGCGCCATCTTTCCGTCGATCCGGAAGCGGCCTTGCGCGCCGGCAACGCCAAGTTTCAGCGCCGCTTTGCGGCCATGGAAATGCGTCTGGCATTGAGCGGGCGCACGCCTGCGGCCTGCACGCTCGACGAGCTGGAAGAAGAATGGCAGGCGGCCAAGGCCGCCGAAGGGCCGAGATGA
- the trkA gene encoding Trk system potassium transporter TrkA, with product MKVIICGAGQVGFGIAERLSAEANDVSIIDSSPQLIQTISDTLDVRGFVGHGSHPDVLHQAGGSDADMIIAVTLHDEVNMVACQVAHSLFKIPTKVARVRAQSYLQEQWRDLFSRDNLPIDVIISPEIEVGEMVLRRLALPGAFDVMSFAEGEIAVVGVTCEEDCPVVDTPLAQLTELFPDLRAVVVGIVRDDHIFVPRSSDQMLVGDAVYFVAVRAEVERTLSIFGHEEKQASRVIIAGGGNIGLFVARELEARGSRARAKIIEASRNRAIAIADDLSRTVVLHGSALDEEILREADVEQADTMVALTNDDQVNILSSVMAKRLGCRRALSLINNAGYVSILRSLGIDAHVDPRAVTMSKILQHVRRGRIRGVHTVHEGQAEVLEAEALDTSPLIGQPLREVSLLDGMRIGAIYRQGQVIIPRGDTQINAHDRIVIFVLADKVPQVEQMFRVSFEYF from the coding sequence ATGAAGGTCATCATATGCGGGGCGGGGCAGGTCGGCTTCGGTATTGCCGAACGGCTGTCGGCTGAGGCCAACGACGTTTCCATCATCGACAGCTCGCCGCAGCTCATCCAGACCATTTCCGACACGCTCGACGTGCGCGGCTTTGTCGGCCACGGCTCGCACCCCGACGTGCTGCATCAGGCCGGCGGCAGCGACGCCGACATGATCATCGCCGTGACGCTGCACGACGAGGTCAATATGGTCGCCTGCCAGGTCGCCCATTCGTTGTTCAAGATTCCGACCAAGGTGGCCCGGGTGCGCGCCCAGAGCTATCTGCAAGAGCAATGGCGCGACCTGTTTTCGCGCGACAACTTGCCGATCGACGTGATCATCTCGCCGGAGATCGAAGTCGGCGAGATGGTCTTGCGCCGGCTGGCCCTGCCGGGCGCCTTCGACGTCATGAGCTTCGCCGAAGGCGAGATCGCGGTCGTCGGGGTGACCTGCGAGGAGGACTGTCCGGTCGTCGATACGCCGCTCGCCCAGCTCACCGAACTGTTTCCCGACCTGAGGGCGGTGGTCGTCGGCATCGTTCGCGACGACCATATCTTCGTGCCGCGCTCGAGCGACCAGATGCTGGTCGGCGACGCGGTTTATTTTGTCGCCGTCCGCGCCGAGGTCGAGCGGACGCTCTCGATCTTCGGCCATGAGGAGAAGCAGGCAAGCCGCGTGATCATCGCCGGCGGCGGCAATATCGGCCTGTTCGTGGCCCGCGAGCTTGAGGCGCGCGGCAGCCGGGCGCGGGCCAAGATCATCGAAGCCTCGCGCAACCGCGCGATCGCCATCGCCGACGACCTGTCGCGCACGGTGGTGCTGCATGGCAGCGCGCTCGACGAGGAGATCCTTCGCGAGGCGGATGTCGAACAGGCCGACACCATGGTCGCGCTGACCAATGACGACCAGGTCAACATCCTTTCCTCGGTCATGGCCAAACGGCTCGGCTGCCGCCGCGCCCTGTCGCTGATCAACAATGCCGGCTACGTTTCAATTCTGCGGTCCCTGGGCATCGACGCCCACGTCGATCCGCGTGCCGTGACCATGTCGAAAATCCTGCAGCATGTGCGCCGCGGCCGCATTCGCGGCGTGCATACGGTGCACGAGGGGCAGGCGGAGGTGCTGGAGGCCGAGGCGCTGGATACCTCGCCGCTGATCGGCCAGCCGCTGCGCGAGGTCTCCCTGCTCGACGGCATGCGCATCGGCGCCATCTATCGCCAGGGTCAGGTGATCATTCCGCGCGGCGATACGCAGATCAACGCCCATGACCGCATCGTCATCTTCGTGCTCGCCGACAAAGTGCCCCAGGTCGAGCAGATGTTCCGCGTCAGCTTCGAGTATTTTTAG
- a CDS encoding potassium transporter TrkG — translation MAEIFYVSGLLIGLVAVAMVVPALLAASLGESAMSQIFLISAALDLFVAGGLIFGLHGRERRLKRAELMVLGILTFAVVPIFAALPLALSEQFDTLLKAYFEAVSAFTTTGATTLAQIDGVPRAIVLWRAMLEWIGGGASLLAIVLILAPARLGGTPDTPLRFVESGARTERAHILGTAVRVLPPYLLTSLVCFILLAAIGLPTFDAACLTFSTLSTGGLMPRDGTLAIYESRGVEAILGLFMFVGATSIVWQRMLMSGRWQALREYRESHWIAAAVVGLGVFFAAGFYLGIDGPSGLSVAESAWKGLITSVSVISTSGFEVREGGFAAVALPLLLAMLMLGGGGFSTAGGVKFYRLGAMLNQASGELGRLVYPHGVRGARFGSQPYDLQVMKAIWTGSMAYLGAGAVTLMLLALFGESFDQGLVAAIAALSNAGPVYSGLAAAQGWTAYAHMEPAYLSVITFAMIIGRLEIIAVFALFNPLYWRS, via the coding sequence TTGGCCGAGATATTCTACGTTTCGGGCTTGTTGATCGGCTTGGTCGCGGTGGCGATGGTGGTGCCGGCGCTGCTCGCCGCGAGCCTCGGCGAAAGCGCGATGAGCCAGATTTTTCTGATCAGCGCCGCTCTCGACCTGTTCGTCGCCGGCGGCCTGATCTTCGGCCTGCACGGCCGCGAACGGCGGCTGAAACGCGCCGAGCTGATGGTTCTCGGCATCCTCACCTTCGCCGTGGTGCCGATCTTCGCGGCGCTGCCGCTGGCGCTCTCAGAGCAGTTCGACACGCTGCTCAAGGCCTATTTCGAGGCCGTGTCCGCCTTCACCACCACCGGCGCCACCACGCTTGCCCAGATTGACGGGGTACCGCGGGCGATCGTGCTGTGGCGCGCCATGCTCGAGTGGATCGGCGGCGGCGCCAGCCTGCTCGCCATCGTGCTGATTCTGGCCCCGGCGCGCCTCGGCGGCACGCCGGACACCCCGCTGCGCTTCGTGGAAAGCGGCGCGCGCACTGAGCGCGCGCATATCCTCGGCACGGCGGTCCGCGTGCTACCGCCCTATCTCCTAACCTCGCTCGTCTGCTTCATTCTTCTCGCCGCCATTGGGTTGCCGACGTTCGATGCGGCGTGCCTAACGTTCTCGACGCTTTCGACCGGCGGTCTGATGCCGCGCGACGGCACCCTGGCGATCTATGAATCGCGAGGCGTCGAGGCGATTCTCGGCCTGTTCATGTTTGTCGGCGCGACCAGCATCGTCTGGCAACGCATGCTCATGAGCGGGCGCTGGCAGGCGCTCAGGGAATACCGCGAGAGCCATTGGATCGCGGCAGCGGTGGTCGGCCTCGGCGTCTTTTTTGCGGCGGGGTTTTATCTCGGCATCGACGGCCCCTCAGGGCTGAGCGTTGCCGAATCGGCCTGGAAGGGGCTGATAACTTCGGTCTCGGTGATCTCGACCAGCGGCTTCGAAGTGCGAGAAGGGGGCTTTGCCGCCGTGGCGTTGCCGTTGCTGTTGGCCATGCTGATGCTTGGCGGGGGTGGTTTCTCGACTGCCGGCGGCGTCAAGTTCTACCGCCTCGGCGCCATGCTCAACCAGGCCTCCGGCGAGCTCGGCCGCCTGGTTTATCCGCACGGCGTTCGCGGCGCCCGATTCGGCAGCCAGCCTTACGATCTGCAGGTCATGAAAGCGATCTGGACCGGCTCCATGGCCTATCTCGGGGCGGGCGCGGTGACGCTGATGTTGCTGGCGCTGTTCGGCGAGTCCTTCGATCAGGGCCTGGTCGCCGCCATCGCCGCGCTGAGCAATGCAGGGCCTGTCTATTCCGGCTTGGCGGCGGCGCAGGGCTGGACCGCTTATGCCCATATGGAGCCGGCCTATCTGAGCGTCATCACCTTCGCGATGATCATCGGCCGGCTTGAAATCATCGCCGTATTCGCGCTTTTCAACCCGCTCTATTGGCGCTCCTAG
- the hflX gene encoding GTPase HflX, with translation MKPSGPDPGKGAGEGVPRARIRSPEARLEEAVGLAEAIDVKVVERGLVNLPHPHAGTLFGAGKVEEIKAVLHAEEIELVVVDGPVSPVQQRNLERAWGAKVIDRTGLILEIFGRRARTKEGRLQVELAHLSYQKTRLVRSWTHLERQRGGFGFLGGPGETQIEADRRVIQERITQIERQLEKVRRRRELQRKGRRRVPYAIVALVGYTNAGKSTLFNRLTDSEVAAEDQLFATLDPTLRAVALPSGRTVILSDTVGFISNLPTHLVAAFRATLEEVTAADLIVHVRDFSHPDTAAQAADVTAVLGQLGVDTAAERRIIEVWNKIDLLDGQTRVQLLGQAARKANVVAVSALTGEGLDALRLRIADCLGIGAGTYTVLLKPEEGGRLNWLYEHCDVRARTSETDGRVRLRVGVPRLERDLFLRRFAAEIEVKSGEEAVRAH, from the coding sequence ATCAAGCCGTCAGGCCCCGACCCCGGCAAGGGGGCGGGGGAAGGGGTGCCGCGCGCCCGCATCCGCTCGCCCGAGGCGCGTCTCGAGGAGGCCGTCGGCCTCGCCGAAGCGATCGACGTGAAGGTCGTGGAGCGCGGCCTCGTCAACCTGCCGCATCCACATGCTGGCACGCTGTTCGGCGCCGGCAAGGTCGAGGAAATCAAGGCTGTTCTCCACGCCGAGGAGATCGAGCTGGTCGTCGTCGACGGCCCGGTTTCGCCGGTTCAGCAGCGCAATCTTGAGCGCGCCTGGGGGGCCAAGGTGATTGACCGCACCGGCCTGATCCTGGAGATCTTCGGCCGCCGCGCCCGCACCAAGGAGGGCCGGCTTCAGGTCGAGCTGGCCCATCTCAGTTATCAGAAGACCCGGCTGGTGCGCTCCTGGACCCATCTGGAGCGCCAGCGCGGCGGCTTCGGCTTTCTCGGCGGTCCGGGAGAGACCCAGATCGAGGCCGACCGGCGCGTCATCCAGGAGCGAATCACCCAGATCGAGCGGCAGCTGGAAAAGGTCCGCCGCCGGCGCGAGCTGCAGCGCAAGGGTCGCCGCCGCGTGCCCTATGCGATCGTCGCGCTGGTCGGCTACACCAATGCCGGAAAATCGACCTTGTTCAATCGATTGACCGATTCCGAGGTCGCCGCGGAAGACCAGCTTTTCGCCACCCTCGATCCGACCCTGCGGGCCGTGGCGCTGCCCAGCGGGCGCACCGTCATCCTGTCGGACACGGTGGGCTTCATCTCCAACCTGCCGACCCACCTGGTGGCGGCCTTCCGCGCCACGCTCGAAGAGGTGACCGCGGCCGACCTGATCGTCCATGTGCGCGATTTTTCCCATCCCGATACGGCGGCGCAGGCCGCCGACGTCACCGCGGTGCTCGGCCAGCTCGGGGTCGATACAGCGGCTGAACGGCGCATCATCGAGGTGTGGAACAAGATCGACCTGCTCGACGGCCAGACGCGCGTGCAGCTGCTCGGCCAGGCGGCGCGCAAGGCCAATGTGGTCGCCGTCTCGGCGCTGACGGGCGAGGGGCTCGACGCGCTGCGCTTGCGCATCGCGGACTGCCTCGGCATCGGTGCCGGCACCTACACGGTGCTGCTCAAGCCGGAGGAGGGCGGCCGTCTAAACTGGCTTTACGAGCACTGCGACGTCCGCGCGCGGACGAGCGAGACCGACGGCCGCGTTCGCCTGCGCGTCGGCGTTCCCCGACTCGAGCGCGACCTGTTCCTGCGCCGCTTCGCTGCCGAAATCGAGGTCAAGTCGGGCGAGGAAGCGGTGCGCGCCCACTAG
- the hfq gene encoding RNA chaperone Hfq — MAAEKSQNLQDTFLNHVRKNKTSLTIFLVNGVKLQGVVTWFDNFCVLLRRDGHSQLVYKHAISTIMPGQPVQLFEPTEEAGEETTD, encoded by the coding sequence ATGGCTGCGGAGAAATCGCAAAACCTGCAGGACACATTTCTTAATCATGTACGCAAGAACAAGACATCGCTGACGATTTTTCTCGTTAATGGTGTCAAGCTTCAAGGAGTTGTCACCTGGTTCGATAATTTTTGCGTGTTGCTGCGCCGCGACGGACACTCGCAACTCGTCTATAAGCATGCGATTTCCACCATCATGCCGGGTCAGCCCGTGCAGCTTTTCGAGCCCACTGAAGAGGCCGGCGAGGAAACGACCGATTAG
- a CDS encoding MBL fold metallo-hydrolase, giving the protein MSLKITVLGCGSSGGVPRIGNHWGLCDPENPRNRRRRCSVLVERKAAEGQTAVLVDTAPDMRAQLLDAGISWLDGVLFTHDHADHTHGIDDLRVVAFNGRRHVDVYMSQDTETVLRQRFGYCFETQEGSPYPPILDLHRIDPSRALMVNGAGGEIAVLPFEQAHGPTRTLGFRFGNIAYSCDVSDIPDASLAALEGLDVWIVDALRRTPHPSHFALADTLRWIERVKPRRAFLTNMHVDLDYETLRGELPEGTEPAYDGLVVETEAVLPAALSSGLE; this is encoded by the coding sequence ATGAGTTTGAAAATTACCGTATTGGGGTGCGGTTCGTCGGGCGGCGTGCCGCGCATCGGCAATCATTGGGGCCTCTGCGATCCCGAAAATCCGCGCAACCGGCGCAGGCGCTGCTCGGTTCTGGTCGAGCGAAAGGCCGCGGAGGGGCAGACCGCTGTCCTCGTCGACACGGCGCCCGACATGCGCGCCCAGCTCCTCGATGCCGGCATCTCCTGGCTCGACGGAGTCCTTTTTACCCACGACCATGCCGACCACACCCACGGCATCGACGATCTGCGCGTGGTCGCCTTCAACGGCCGCCGTCACGTCGATGTATACATGTCGCAGGACACCGAGACCGTCCTGCGCCAGCGCTTCGGTTATTGCTTCGAAACCCAGGAGGGCAGCCCGTATCCGCCGATCCTTGACCTGCACAGAATCGATCCGAGCCGTGCCCTTATGGTTAACGGCGCCGGAGGCGAGATTGCGGTACTGCCCTTCGAGCAGGCGCACGGCCCCACCCGCACGCTCGGCTTCCGGTTCGGCAATATCGCTTATTCCTGCGACGTGAGCGACATCCCCGATGCCTCGCTCGCCGCACTCGAGGGTCTCGACGTCTGGATTGTCGACGCGTTGCGGCGCACGCCGCATCCGAGCCATTTCGCGCTCGCCGATACGCTCAGATGGATCGAGCGTGTCAAGCCGAGGCGGGCATTCCTCACCAACATGCATGTCGATCTCGATTACGAGACGCTGCGCGGCGAGCTGCCCGAAGGGACGGAGCCCGCCTATGACGGGCTGGTGGTGGAGACCGAGGCGGTATTGCCGGCAGCATTGTCCTCGGGCCTGGAGTAG